CGGGGATTGGGTGGGTGGGGGTGGGGTTGCGTTGGTGGGGGAGGGGGTGGAGTGGTCGTACGGGGAGTTGGGTCGGCGTGTGGGTGTGTTGGCGGGGGTGTTGCGGGGGTGGGGTGTTGGTCCTGAGGTGAGGGTGGGGGTGTGTTTGGGGCGGGGTGTTGATGTGGTGGTGGCGGTGTTGGGGGTGTGGCGGGCTGGGGGTGTGGTGGTTCCGTTGGATCCGGGTTATCCGGTGGGGCGGTTGGGTTTCATGGTGGGGGATGCGGTGCCTGGTGTGGTGGTGACGTCGGGGTGTTGGGTGGGGCGATTGCCGGTGGGTTGTGGTGTGGTGTTGGTGGAGGAGGTGGACTGGTCGTCGGGTGAGGTGTTCTCGGGTGATGCGGGTGTGGTTCCGGCGAATGCCGCGTACGTGGTGTACACCTCGGGATCGACGGGCCGGCCCAAGGGCGTCGTCGTACCGCACCGCGGACTGGGCGCCGTGGTCACCGAACAGCGGCGCCGCTTCGGAATCCGCCGTGAGGACCGGGTGCTGTCCTTCTCCTCGCCGAGCTTCGACGCCTGGATCTTCGAACTGCTCCTCGCCTTCGGTTCCGGAGCCTGCCTCTGCACGCTGCCCTGGCCCGAGCCCGATCTGCTCCGGCTCGCCGGTCATTTGCGACGCACCGGAGTGACCGCGGCGATGTTCCCGCCCGCCGCCCTGTCCGTCCTGGAGGGCGAGGACCTGCCCGACCTGCGGATCATCATGGTCACCGGAGAAGTCTGCCCGCCCGCCGTGGCCCGCAGATGGGCCTTCGAGCGGGCCTTCTACAACTGCTACGGGCCGACCGAGACCACCATCTGGGCCGCCTGCCACGGCCCCCACGACCAACCCGACCACCCCGACGGGGCCTCGGTGCCCATCGGCACCCCGGTCGCAGGCGTCCGGGCACATGTGCTCGACGAGCAGGGCCGCCCGGTGGCCCATGGGGAGAGCGGCGAACTCTGCGTCGGCGGTGGCGTCGTCACCCGGGGATACCTCGGGCAGCCCGGGCTGACGGCCGAGCGCTTCGTCCCCGATCCGTTCGCCGGGGAGCCGGGCGCCCGGATGTACCGGACCGGCGACCGGGTCCGGTGGGACGACGAAGGACGGCTCCGCTTCGGCGGCCGCCTCGACCGGCAGGTGCAGATCCGCGGCTTCCGCGTCGAACCCGCCGAAGTGGAGGCCCGGCTGCGCGCCCTGCCCGGAGTCGAGGACGCAGCCGTGGTCGCCCACGGAGACGTCGAGGACAGCAGCGGAATCCGGCTGGCCGCGTTCGCCGTCCCCACCGCGGCGGTTGACGGCCTGCCGCAGCAGCTGATCACCGCACTCGCGGCGGAGCTGCCGTCCCACATGGTCCCCGAAACCATCGTCCTGCTCGGCGAGTTGCCGCGCACGGTCAACGGGAAGACCGATCAGGAAGCGCTGCGCACGAGAGCGGCACGGACGGCGCGCACATCCGGCCGGGAGCCGGGGCGGACGGACACCCCGGCCACGGACACCGAACGGACCTTGGCCGGCATCTGGCAGGAACTCTTCGCCCGTGACGGGCTCGGCGCCGGCGCCGACTTCTTCGAACTGGGCGGGCATTCCCTGATCGCCGCCCGCTGCGCGGCACGGGTACGGACCCGGCTGGCGGTGGAGCTGACACCGCGCGACATCTACGACGCTCCCGTACTGCGCGATCTGGCCGCTGTCGTCGACGGCCTCGGCCGCGGCCCGTTCGCCGCCCGGGCCCGCACCATCCCCCGCGCCCCGCGCGAGGGATTCCGCCGTGACCTGCCCAACGACAGCAAGGAGTCCCCCGAGCGATGAACAGCACCGCAGCCCCGCTCGGCCGCAGCGCCTACGTCATGCCCGCCTCCTTCGCGCAGGAGCGCATGTGGATGATCGAGCAGATGGAGGACGACGCCCCGGACTACAACATCCAGATGGGCCTCCGTTTCACCGGTCCGCTGGACACCCCGGTGCTGGAACGCGCCATGACGGAGGTCTTCGCACGGCACGACGTACTGCGCACCACGTTCACCACCGAGAACGAACGCCTCTTCCAGGTGATCTCCCCGGCCAGCTCGCCCGTGCACATCGAACACGTCGACCTCACGGACGCCCGCGACCCCGAGGCGGAACTGCACAGGTTCCGGCTGCGGGAACTGCGCAGCCCCTTCGATCTGGAGCGCGGACCACTGGTGCGGAACTACCTGGTCAAGGTGGCCGAGCAGAGCAGTGTCCTGCTCATGGTGATGGACCACATCGTGGGCGACGCATGGTCCCAGCGTGTGCTCCAGAACGAACTCGCCACACTGCACCGCGCGTTCCTGCGCGGCGAACCCAGCCCGCTCCCCGACCTGGCGATCCAGTACGCCGACTACGCGATCTGGCAGCGGGAGCAGCTGGACAGCGGCGAGCTCGACGGACAGATCGCCTTCTGGCGCCGCAAGCTCGGCGAGAACCCGCCGCAACGAGTCGACCTCCGCGCCGAGCCCGGACGGCGCCAGGGACGTCACGGCGATCTGCGCTTCCCGCTCCCGCTCGATCTCATGGAGAGGACCGACGCCTGGGCCCGCGGCGAAGGAGCATCGCTCAACGCCGCGCTGCTGGCCCTGTTCAGCCTGCTGCTCGCCGGACGCAGCGGCCTGCGCGACCTCGCCGTCGGCAACCTGACCAGCAACCGACCGCAGCCGGAGCTGGAGGAGCTGATCGGATTCTTCGTCAACTGCGTCGTCCTGCGCCTGGATCTCTCCGGCGACCCGAGCCTGCGCGAACTGACCCTGCGCTCCAGGAACACGGCCCTCGAAGCCTACGCACACCAGGAGGTCCCCTTCGAGCGCGTGGTCGAGGAGCTCCACCCCGTCCGAGAACCCGGCCGGCAGCCGCTGTGCGATGTGATGTTCCAGCTCAGCGACGTGGACATCGAAACGGTCCGCTACGAGGGGCTCGATGTGGCGGTCCTGCCCGTGGAGAGTGCCCCCGCACCGATCGACCTTCTGCTGTCCGTGATGAAGGAGGGCGGGCAGTACGAGGCCGTCTGGGACTACGACACCGACCTGCTCGACGCGGCCACCATCACCCGTCTGCAACAGGGGTTCGAGGAGCTGCTGCACCTGCTGGCCGCCGACCCCGAGGTCCGGATCGGCGAGCTGGACGCGATGGGATCCGCCGAACGCAGCTTGCTCCTCGACGACTTGAGCGGTCGCGGCATTCCCGCCGAGCCTGAGCGGTGTGGGTATGAGTTTGTCGGGGATTGGGTGGGTGTGGGTGAGGGTGGGGTTGCGTTGGTGGGGGAGGGGGTGGAGTGGTCGTACGGGGAGTTGGGTCGGCGTGTGGGTGTGTTGGCGGGGGTGTTGCGGGGGTGGGGTGTTGGTCCTGAGGTGAGGGTGGGGGTGTGTTTGGGGCGGGGTGTTGATGTGGTGGTGGCGGTGTTGGGGGTGTGGCGGGCTGGGGGTGTGGTGGTTCCGTTGGATCCGGGTTATCCGGTGGGGCGGTTGGGTTTCATGGTGGGGGATGCGGTGCCTGGTGTGGTGGTGACGTCGGGGTGTTGGGTGGGGCGGTTGCCGGTGGGTTGTGGTGTGGTGTTGGTGGAGGAGGTGGACTGGTCGTCGGGTGAGGTGTTCTCGGGTGATGCGGGTGTGGTTCCGGCGAATGCCGCGTACGTGGTGTACACCTCGGGATCGACGGGCCGGCCCAAAGGTGTTGTCGTATCGCACCGCGGACTGGGCGGACTGGTGGCCGAGGCCGCGACACGCTTCGGCGTCACCACCGACGACCGCGTCCTGTCCTTCTCCTCGCCGAGCTTCGACGCCTGGATCTACGAGCTGTTCATCGCGCTCGCGCACGGGGCGCGGCTGTGCGTGCCGCCCGTGAGCGAGGAGACCGGCGCGGTGCTGCTCGAAGAGCTGCCGGACTGGCTCCGTGCCCAGCACGTCACCGTGGCGACACTGCCGCCCTCCCTGCTCGCGGCATGGACGGACGAGGACCTCCCCGAACTCCGCGTGCTGTCATCCGTGGGCGAGACCTGCGCCCCGGCCGTCGCCGAGCACTGGTCCCGGGGGCGGGTGCTCGTCAACGGCTACGGACCGACCGAGACCACCGTCGGCGCCACCCACCACCGCATCACCGAGGGACCGGTCGGATCCCATATCCCGATCGGCACGCCGTTCCCCGGCACCCGGGTCTACGTACTGGACGCCGAGACACGCCTGGTGCCGCACGGCGTGGCGGGCGAGCTGTGCGTCGGAGGGCCCGCGGTGGCGCGCGGATACGGCGGCCGGCCGGGCCTGACGGCCGAGCGCTTCGTGCCCGATCCGTTCGCCGGGGAGCCGGGTGCCCGGATGTACCGGACCGGCGACCGGGTCTGGTGGGACGACGAAGGACGGCTCTGCTTCGGCGGCCGCCTCGACCGGCAGGTGCAGATCCGCGGCTTCCGCGTCGAACCCGCCGAGGTCGAAGCCGTACTGACCCGCTGTCCGGAGATTTCCGAGGCTGTCGTCGTCCCCCGCGAGGACGCCGCAGGCGGGCGGGAACTGGTGGCCTTCGTGACCGCCGCGCCGCACCGTACCGCCGAACCGGAAAAGCTCCGTGAGGCATGCGGCGAGGCGCTCCCGGCGCCCTGGATCCCCGCACGGATCACCGTTCTCGACACGCTGCCACGACTGCCCAACGGCAAGACCGACCGCGACCTGCTGGCCGGTACCGGCCCGGTGGCCGAGCCGGAGCACCGGGACACCGGCGGCGGCGCGCCCCTCAGCCCGCTGGAGCAGCTGGTCGCGGACATCTGGGGCGAGGTGTTCGACCGCAAGGACCTCGGCCGCGACACCGACTTCTTCGACCTGGGCGGTCACTCGCTGCTCGCCTCACGGATCATCGCGCGCATCCGGGCCGAACTGAACCTGCCGGTACCCGTACGCACCCTGTTCAACTCCCCGGTGCTCTGCGAATTCGTCACCGCCCTCGTCGCCCTCGAAGCCGGGCACCACGAGTAGCCCCGCACCGACCGGCCGACCTTCATCCCTTCCGAACGAAAGGCCGCAGTCATGCTGGCGTCCACGCTCCTGACCGCCCTGGACCTGCCGGACCACGACTCCACGCACCTCACCGCCTCGGGCATGCACTTCCCCGACGGCGCCGACTACCGGACCGAGGTTCCGGTGGTGAACAGCATCGTCACCTTCCGGGCACTGGTCCGGCGCACCGCCGCACACCACCTCGTCGTCAACCGGGTCACCGAGACCCTGGGCATGTTCCGGCACACCCGGACGGAGATCACCGAGTACGTGAACTGCGCGCGGGACGAAGGCATCGCCCTGATCATGTCCGTCGGACCTCGTGCTTCGTACGACACCAGTGCGACCCGCGCGGCGCCGCACGGCAGCTACCTCGGCTATCGGCTGCGCGGCATGGACCAGATCCGCCGCGCCGTGGACGACGTGCTGCGCGGAATCGAACTCGGCGTACGAGGATTCGTGGTCTACGACGAGGGGCTGCTGTCCGTCCTGGGCGAGGCCCGCCGCCGTGAACTGCTGCCGCCCGACGTGTGGTTCAAGGCCTCCGCCCACATGGGCTGCGGGAATCCCGTATCGGCCCGGCTGCTCGAACGCCTCGGCGCGGACAGTGTCAATCCCGTGCGTGACCTGTCCCTGGACATGCTCCGGGCCATACGCGGCCAGCTCTCCGTACCGATCGATCTGCATACGGACAACCCGCCCAGCTCGGGCGGGTTCGTGCGGACGTACGAGGCACCCGACATGGTGCGCGTGGCACGGCCCGTGTACCTCAAGTCCGGAAACTCGATGCTGCGCGAGCACGGCCAGTTCACCGACGCGAGCGACGGCGAACGCATGGCGGACCAGGTCGCCATCGTGCGGGAAACACTGGAGCGGTTCGCGCCGGAACTCACCCAGAGCCCCGCACAGGCGGCCCTCGGCCGTCAGGTGGACGTCGCATGAGCGCCACGAACGGTACGGCGCAGGACGTCCGCGCCGTACGCGCCGCGTCCCGTGCCGCCGCCGACCTGACCCCGCAGGACAAGCAGCGCGTTCTGCACCGCATCGCGGCACTGACCGAGGCCCGGCTCGACGACATCGTCGCCGCCAACAGGGCGGAGGCCGAAGCGACACAGGCCCGCGCGGGCAGCGACCGTCCGGCGGGCCGCGCCCTGCTGCGCCGCCCGCGCCTGACCCGGATCCTGCAAGGCATCCGGGAACTCGCCGATACCGAGGACCCGGCCGGCTCCTTGAGGGACATCACCGTGCAGCCCAACGGCCTGCTCGTCGGCCGCATGCGCGTCCCGCTCGGGGTCCTGGCCGTCATCTACGAGAGCCGCCCCGAGGTGACGCTCGAAGCCGCCGCGCTCGCCGTCAAGAGCGGGAACGCCGTGCTGCTGCGGGGAAGCGCCGACTGCGCGGGAACCGACACGCTCCTGGCCGAAGTGGCGCGCGAGGCCCTGCGGACCGAGGGTCTGAACCCCGACATCGTGCGCCGGCCGCACTCCACGGACCGGTCCGCGGTCTGGGACCTGGTCACCGGGGACGAGGCGATCGACCTCGTGGTCGCCCGGGGCGGAGAGACGTTCCTCGAAGAACTGCGCAACCGCTCGCGCTACCCCGTGCTCAGCTCCGGCGGCGGCAACTGCCACATCTACGTCGACGCGGAGGCCGATCAGGACGCCGCCTCCCGCATCGTGGCCAACGCCAAGCTCTCCGACCCCGGCATGTGCAACGCCGTCGAGACGCTCCTGATCCACGCGGCCCACACGGCCGGCTACCTGCCGCGGCTGCTCGGCGAGCTGACGGACGCCGGGGTGGAACTGCGGGGCTGCGCCGTGGCCGCCGCCGCCCACCCCGCCGTTGAACCGGCCACCGACGACGACTGGGCCACCGAATACCTGGCCCCGGTCCTGGCGGTGCGCGTGGTGTCCGGCCTGGAGGAGGCGATGGCACACATCGCCACGTACGGCACCGGGCATTCCGAAGCCATAGTCACCACCCGGCTCGACCACGCCCGCCGCTTCCAGTACGCCGTCGACGCCGCGGCCGTGTACGTCAACGCCTCCACCCGGTTCACCTACGGCTACACGTTCGGCATCGGTCCGATGCTCGGCATATCGACCCAGAAGCTGCACGCCCGAGGACCGCTGGGCGTACGGGACCTGATGGCGCAGAAGTACGTCATCACCGGCGACGGCCACACCAGGGAGACCGCATGACGACGAGTTCCGTGCCGGCCCACGAGCGGAGCCTCGACAGCGGTCCGCTCGCATCGATCAGGGAGCGGCGCCCCCTGATCCACCTGATCGCCAACCTGGTGTCCATGGCCGCCTGCGCCCAGGCGGTGAATTCGCTCGGCGCCGCCAGCCTCTTCGCCCATGTACCCGAAGAGGCCGTGGAGGTGGCGCTGTCGGCCGACGCCGTCGTGATCAACATCGGTACGTCGGTGCCCGGTTTCGGTGACACGGCCGTGGCCGTGGCGGTGGCCTGCGCCGGAGCCGGCATTCCCGTCGTGCTCGACCCGCTCGGTGCGGGCGCCAGTTCCTACCGCGCCGGCCTGGTGCGCAGACTGGTGGAGACCGGCGCCATCACGCTCGTCTCCGGGAACGCTGCGGAACTCGCCGCCCTTGCGGGGATCGGCGCCAGGTCACGCGGCGCGGACTCGCTCTCCACCGCGCTGCCGCCCGAGGAGGTCGCGGCCCGGGCGGCGGCCCGCACCGGCGCGGTGGTCAGCATGTCGGGCCGCGTGGACCGGGTGAGCGACGGGACGCGCACGGCGGGGATCACCGGCGGCCACCCGGTCATGGGACGGGTGGTGGGTACCGGCAGCGTACGGACGTCCGTGCTGGGGGCGTTCCTGTCGGTCGGCGCCGACGACCCGTTCGCGGCGGCACTGGCCGGAACCCGGGCCTTCTCGCTCGCCGGTGAACGCGCCGCCGCCGCGGGCGGCGGACCGGGCCACTTCTTCGCCGAGCTCTACAACGTCCTCGACACGTTCGACGACGCCGACATCGCGGCGGCCGGAAAGGGGATCGAATCGTGAGGATCCTGTTGGTGCACGACCTGGGCGGCCCGGCGCCCGCGTACACACTGCCGGCCCTGCGCGCCCGCTCCGACGTGACGGTTTACGTCCCGCGGCCCGGCCAATGGGCCGCGACGGCGCCCGGCGTGCCCGACAACGGCGCGGTCACCGTCCTGCTCGACGAAGGGGGCTGGGACCTCGGCGAGGAGGACGAGGCCGTCCGCAGGATCGTGGACGCGGCCCGGCGGTGCGCGGCGGACGCGGTCCTCACCTTCAGCGAACTGTGGGCGGTGCCGACCGCCCGCGCCGCGGAGCGACTCGGGCTGCGGGGCGCGTCGGCCGACGGCGCCCTGCGGGCGCGGGACAAGCTCCTGATGCGTGAGGCACTGGCCGCGGCCGGATTCCGCAGCCCCGTGTTCGCCGCGATCGGCGGACCGGCCGATGTGGTGGACGTCCTCAAGGCCTCCGGCCCCGGTGGAGTCCTCGTCAAGCCGCGGTTCGGCATGTCCGCCGTCGGGATCAGGCTCGTCGAGAACGCCGACGAGGCCGAGCGGGTCCTGGCGGAGAGCCGGGCCGGATACACCGCCTTCGGCATGCCCGTCGACCCCGCCCGGGCCATGCTCGCCGAGAGCCGATTCCTCGGCGACACCAGCGGCTGGTACACCCGGCCCGGCCTCGGCGACCAGGTCTGCGTCGAGGGACTCGTCGTACGCGGAACCCATCTCCCCCTGGGGATCACGGACGTGATGCCGAAGGTGCCGCCCTTCACCCAGAGCGCCCACATCTCGCCCACCTCCCTGACCCCGGACGCACAGCGCATCGTCCTCGACACCGCCCGCCGGGCCGTCGACGCCCTCGGTCTCGACACCTGCGGCACGCACGTGGAGCTGAAGCTCATGGCGGACGGACGGTGCGAGGTCATCGAGATCGCTGCCCGCTACCCGGGCCGCACCATCGTCGAGCAGAGCGACCGGGCCTACGGCACCGACCTCGTGGGCCACCTCGTGGACGCGCTGACGGACCCGGGACACCCCCTGCCACCGGCCCTGGAACCCGCCCAGGACATCGGCGGCACCGCGGCCGCGACCCTGCACCTGTACGCCAGCGAGTATCTGCGGGACCTGCCCACCCCGTTCGCGTACGCCGGAATCGAGCCGCCGCCCGCCTCGCTCGTCGATCCGGCGGTACGCATCGTGGCCTTCGACGAACGCGGTCACGGCTGGCGCGTCCCCCAGGCCGGCGACGAACAGCCCCACTGGATCGCCCGCATGTATCTGGAGGGTGCCTCGGTGGACGCCGTGTGCCGGAGCGTGAACCGGATCCGGTACGAGACCCGCCTGCGCCGACCCGTGGGAGCGGCCCTCTCATGACGGACCACGACATCCCCGCCGATCAGCTGTTCCCGGGCACCGGGGACTCCGTCCTCGACTCCATGAGCTTCCTCAGCGAGGTGGCCGAACGCCATCCGGGCGCCGTGTCGTTCGCCGCCGGGCGCCCCTACGAGGGCTACTTCGACCCGGAGAGCATCCCGCGCCACATCGAGACCTACCGGCGCTACCTGCGCGACACGGCCGGGCTCGACGACACCGTGGTACGGCAACGGCTCATGCAGTACGGATCCACGAAGGGAATCGCGCGGGAGGTGCTCGCCGAGCACCTGCTGCGCGACGAGGGCATCGACGCCGACGTGGACGCGATCGTGACGACCGTCGGCTGCCAGGAGGCCATGTACATCACGGCCCGTGCACTGCACAGCCGCCCCGAGGACGTACTGCTCGCAGTCTCGCCCACGTACTCCGGTTTCCTGGGCGCCGCCGCCCTGGCCGGAATCCGCGTGCTGCCGGTGGCGGACTCCCCGGACGGCATGGACCTGGACGACCTGTCCAGGACGGTACGTTCCGCCCGGGCGGCCGGCCTGCGTCCCCGCGCCCTGTACGTCGTACCGGACTTCGCCAACCCCTCGGGCATGTCCCTGGACGAGCGGACCCGCTCACACCTCCTGGCACTGGCCGGCGAACTGGACCTGCTCATCGTCGAGGACAGCCCCTACCGGCTGATCGGCGGCGAGGGACGGCGGGCCTCGCTGAAGGCACGGGACACCGAGCGCAGGGTCCTGCACCTGGGCAGTTTCGCGAAAACCGTCTTTCCCGGTGTGCGGGTGGGCTACTGCGTCGCCGATCAGCGGACGGACGACGGAGGCGTCCTCGCGGACCGGCTGGCACGGATCAAGAGCATGGTGACGGTCAACACCTCACCGGTCACCCAGGCGATCGTCGCGGGGTGTCTGCTGGAACACGACTTCAGCCTCGAATCCGCCAACACCCGTGAGACCGCCGCCTACCGGCGCAACCTGACACACCTTCTGGAAGGCCTGACAGCACGCTTCGGACCCGACGCCCACGAGGAGCACGGCGTGTCCTGGAACGTACCCACGGGCGGCTTCTTCGCGGTCCTCACAACGGACTTCACCGTGGACGACGCCCTGCTGGAGCACTCGGCGGACCGCTACGGAGTGCTGTGGACCCCCATGCACCACTTCTTCCACGGGGGCCCGCAGCCGTCCGGGATGAGACTGTCCTGCAGCTCCCTCTCACCGGCGGAGATCGACACGGGCCTGGACCGGCTCGCGGCGATGGTGGCCGGGGTCCGGGCCGGATGCCGCGGAGGAGACCGGTGACCGCCTTTACGCCCGCACGGGCGAGCGATGGAATGGCAGATCCTGAGCGAGACGGGGGAAAGCAGTGGCGGAGCACAAAAGATCCGCTCTATTGGCAAGCGTGCTCCTGCTGACGGCAACTGCGCTCACCGGCTGCGCCGTAAGCCCCGTCGCCGACGCGAAGGCCGAGGCATCCAAGACCCCCGGGATCCGCACCGACACCGCGCCGCTGGCCGAGCGCCTGCCGAAGCTCGGCCGGATCGTCTCGGCCCACTGGCAGCAGGAGGCTCCCGGCGCTGACAGCCGGGTGCCCGGCCCCACGGAACTGTGATCAGCCGCTTGCTCGTCTCAACCTCGGCTCGTGGCCACGGAATCCGCGCTGGGCTTTTGCTCCTGCTCGACCGCGAGGTGGACGTTGCGGCCGACCGGCGAGGTGCTGCGCGCGAGGCGTTCGTTGCGACCTGCCCAGCAGCGGCTGAGAGACTGGGGCCCATGGATGCGATAGAGCGGTTCCGGCTGGCGGTCACGGAGTGGGCGGCCGGCGGTGCGGGGGCGCCGGCAGCCGCCGCGGCCGCACACGAACTGGCTGGCGGCACCGCTTTGCGCACAGCCGTACTCGTGGAGGGGACCAGCGACCAGGTGGCGCTCGAAGTGCTGGCTGCGCGTCACGGCCGCGCCCTCGGTGCGCAGGGCATCGCCGTCATCCCGCTCGGAGGTGCGACCAACATCGGCAGATTCATGAGTCTGCTGGGTCCTCAGGGGCTCGACGTCGCACTGGCGGGACTGTGTGACGCCGGCGAGGAACGCCACTTTGCGCGGGCCCTGGAGCGGGCAGGTCTCGGCCGCGACCTTGCTCGCGCCGACATGGAGCCGCTCGGCTTCTACGTGTGCGTCGCCGACCTGGAAGAGGAGCTGATCCGCTCCCTAGTGTCTCGTGATCCTGTTCATGTCAGTTCGAGTTGTTATTGACGAGTTTCTTCACGTTGGTCGCGACGAGTCGGACCTTCGCGAGGACCTCGCCGGCGGTCGCGGTCCAAGTGAACGGTTTCGCTGTCGTGTTCCAGGAGTTGATGTAGTCGCGGATCTGTTTGATCAGGACGTTGACGCTGGAGAACGTGCCGCGGCGGATGGACTGCCGGGTCAGGATTCCGAACCAGATCTCGATCTGGTTCAGCCACGAGGAGCCGACGGGAGTGAAATGGAAGTGGATGTGCGGGTTCTTGACCAGCCACTCCTTGACCTCGGGTGTGGTGTGCGTCGAGAGGTTGTCCAGGACGACATGGATGTCCTTCCCGGCGTGCGGTTTCACCGCCTTCTTCAAGAAGGCCAGGAAATCCTTGCCGTTCCGGGTCGGCCTGCACTCGCCGAGCACTTCACCAGTGGTGACGTTCAGGGCGGCGAACAGGTTCGTGGTGCCGTGCCGGACGTAGTCGGCGGTGCGCTGCTCGCTCGCCGCGAAGGCGACCGGCAGCACCGGCTGGGTCCGGTCCAGCGCCTGGATCTGCGTCTTCTCGTCGATCGAGAGGACCACCGCGGCGCCCGGCGGGGCCAGATACAGGCCGATCACGTCGGCCACCTTCTCCGCGAACGCGGGATCTTTGGAAATCTTGAAGGTGCCGGACCGGTGCGGCTTCAGGCTTTCCTCGCGCCAGACGCGCGCGATGTAGTGCCAGGACACGGTGATGTTCTCGGTTCGCTCCAGGTACTTCGCCAACTCCCGTGTGGACCAGTGCGAAAGCCCTGTGCCGTCCGGCGGCGTCATGCGCGTCAGCGCGATCACTCGGGACCGCACCCGCGCCGGCACCTGTTCCCGCGCGCCACCGGGACGCTCCCTTCCAGCCCGGCCAGGCCCTGCTCGGCATAGCGGATCTTCCAGCGGTCCACGGTCGGCAGCGACACCCCGAGCAGCTCCGCAATGTCCTTGCGCCGACGCCCCTCACTCGACCACAGCACGATCCGGCCGCGCGTAGCGATGTCCGCAGGAACGTCCCGACTGTTCACCAACTCCCGCAACTCGGCGGCCTGTTCCACGGAGATCTCCACACCAAGAGACCCTGTCACACAAGATCAAGTAACGCTGACGGAATCACGAGACACTAGGCGCGGCCTCCGTGCAACAGGTCATCGACGCCCAGGGCGACCTGCGGGCATTCCGTATCTTCCAGAAACAGCCCGCCCAGCGGGAGAGGAAAGTCGAGCAGCAGCTGCGGCGCTTCATGGGTACCATCAGCGGCCGGAAGAGCCAGTACGCACGATCGCTCACCGATGACCTGGACCTGACCCAAGTACCAC
This sequence is a window from Streptomyces sp. NBC_01217. Protein-coding genes within it:
- a CDS encoding U32 family peptidase encodes the protein MLASTLLTALDLPDHDSTHLTASGMHFPDGADYRTEVPVVNSIVTFRALVRRTAAHHLVVNRVTETLGMFRHTRTEITEYVNCARDEGIALIMSVGPRASYDTSATRAAPHGSYLGYRLRGMDQIRRAVDDVLRGIELGVRGFVVYDEGLLSVLGEARRRELLPPDVWFKASAHMGCGNPVSARLLERLGADSVNPVRDLSLDMLRAIRGQLSVPIDLHTDNPPSSGGFVRTYEAPDMVRVARPVYLKSGNSMLREHGQFTDASDGERMADQVAIVRETLERFAPELTQSPAQAALGRQVDVA
- a CDS encoding non-ribosomal peptide synthetase, whose translation is MNSTAAPLGRSAYVMPASFAQERMWMIEQMEDDAPDYNIQMGLRFTGPLDTPVLERAMTEVFARHDVLRTTFTTENERLFQVISPASSPVHIEHVDLTDARDPEAELHRFRLRELRSPFDLERGPLVRNYLVKVAEQSSVLLMVMDHIVGDAWSQRVLQNELATLHRAFLRGEPSPLPDLAIQYADYAIWQREQLDSGELDGQIAFWRRKLGENPPQRVDLRAEPGRRQGRHGDLRFPLPLDLMERTDAWARGEGASLNAALLALFSLLLAGRSGLRDLAVGNLTSNRPQPELEELIGFFVNCVVLRLDLSGDPSLRELTLRSRNTALEAYAHQEVPFERVVEELHPVREPGRQPLCDVMFQLSDVDIETVRYEGLDVAVLPVESAPAPIDLLLSVMKEGGQYEAVWDYDTDLLDAATITRLQQGFEELLHLLAADPEVRIGELDAMGSAERSLLLDDLSGRGIPAEPERCGYEFVGDWVGVGEGGVALVGEGVEWSYGELGRRVGVLAGVLRGWGVGPEVRVGVCLGRGVDVVVAVLGVWRAGGVVVPLDPGYPVGRLGFMVGDAVPGVVVTSGCWVGRLPVGCGVVLVEEVDWSSGEVFSGDAGVVPANAAYVVYTSGSTGRPKGVVVSHRGLGGLVAEAATRFGVTTDDRVLSFSSPSFDAWIYELFIALAHGARLCVPPVSEETGAVLLEELPDWLRAQHVTVATLPPSLLAAWTDEDLPELRVLSSVGETCAPAVAEHWSRGRVLVNGYGPTETTVGATHHRITEGPVGSHIPIGTPFPGTRVYVLDAETRLVPHGVAGELCVGGPAVARGYGGRPGLTAERFVPDPFAGEPGARMYRTGDRVWWDDEGRLCFGGRLDRQVQIRGFRVEPAEVEAVLTRCPEISEAVVVPREDAAGGRELVAFVTAAPHRTAEPEKLREACGEALPAPWIPARITVLDTLPRLPNGKTDRDLLAGTGPVAEPEHRDTGGGAPLSPLEQLVADIWGEVFDRKDLGRDTDFFDLGGHSLLASRIIARIRAELNLPVPVRTLFNSPVLCEFVTALVALEAGHHE
- a CDS encoding non-ribosomal peptide synthetase, which translates into the protein MTERLPERCGYEFVGDWVGGGGVALVGEGVEWSYGELGRRVGVLAGVLRGWGVGPEVRVGVCLGRGVDVVVAVLGVWRAGGVVVPLDPGYPVGRLGFMVGDAVPGVVVTSGCWVGRLPVGCGVVLVEEVDWSSGEVFSGDAGVVPANAAYVVYTSGSTGRPKGVVVPHRGLGAVVTEQRRRFGIRREDRVLSFSSPSFDAWIFELLLAFGSGACLCTLPWPEPDLLRLAGHLRRTGVTAAMFPPAALSVLEGEDLPDLRIIMVTGEVCPPAVARRWAFERAFYNCYGPTETTIWAACHGPHDQPDHPDGASVPIGTPVAGVRAHVLDEQGRPVAHGESGELCVGGGVVTRGYLGQPGLTAERFVPDPFAGEPGARMYRTGDRVRWDDEGRLRFGGRLDRQVQIRGFRVEPAEVEARLRALPGVEDAAVVAHGDVEDSSGIRLAAFAVPTAAVDGLPQQLITALAAELPSHMVPETIVLLGELPRTVNGKTDQEALRTRAARTARTSGREPGRTDTPATDTERTLAGIWQELFARDGLGAGADFFELGGHSLIAARCAARVRTRLAVELTPRDIYDAPVLRDLAAVVDGLGRGPFAARARTIPRAPREGFRRDLPNDSKESPER
- a CDS encoding glutamate-5-semialdehyde dehydrogenase, with amino-acid sequence MSATNGTAQDVRAVRAASRAAADLTPQDKQRVLHRIAALTEARLDDIVAANRAEAEATQARAGSDRPAGRALLRRPRLTRILQGIRELADTEDPAGSLRDITVQPNGLLVGRMRVPLGVLAVIYESRPEVTLEAAALAVKSGNAVLLRGSADCAGTDTLLAEVAREALRTEGLNPDIVRRPHSTDRSAVWDLVTGDEAIDLVVARGGETFLEELRNRSRYPVLSSGGGNCHIYVDAEADQDAASRIVANAKLSDPGMCNAVETLLIHAAHTAGYLPRLLGELTDAGVELRGCAVAAAAHPAVEPATDDDWATEYLAPVLAVRVVSGLEEAMAHIATYGTGHSEAIVTTRLDHARRFQYAVDAAAVYVNASTRFTYGYTFGIGPMLGISTQKLHARGPLGVRDLMAQKYVITGDGHTRETA
- a CDS encoding hydroxyethylthiazole kinase, translated to MTTSSVPAHERSLDSGPLASIRERRPLIHLIANLVSMAACAQAVNSLGAASLFAHVPEEAVEVALSADAVVINIGTSVPGFGDTAVAVAVACAGAGIPVVLDPLGAGASSYRAGLVRRLVETGAITLVSGNAAELAALAGIGARSRGADSLSTALPPEEVAARAAARTGAVVSMSGRVDRVSDGTRTAGITGGHPVMGRVVGTGSVRTSVLGAFLSVGADDPFAAALAGTRAFSLAGERAAAAGGGPGHFFAELYNVLDTFDDADIAAAGKGIES